The following proteins are encoded in a genomic region of Mycolicibacterium rutilum:
- a CDS encoding AAA family ATPase — MGVVSRAHEMQSISEIVAVAAQRPAGLLLEGEAGIGKTTLWLAALQQARDNGFTVLSARAWEAESKLAYGTVADLLADIDPDALATLPNVQRVAVNRVLLRDDAGGPETDQHVVAAAMLSVIEAMATDNPVVLGVDDLQWLDACSRDVLAFVARRLRGRVGVVVTERTEPDRGGTASWLHLARPDALTRVRVSPLSLGGLHELISSRLGRSLPRPTIVRIADVSGGNPFYALEMARAIDTEPELPHTLAELVQRRVADLDDDASDALLAAAAVADPTVELLARATGNDADRMTELLEEVESRGIIEITGNRVHFTHQLLARGVYVGASAPRRRRMHRALADAVVQPELKARHLALASSRSDPEILRSLDDAAEGARARGAPSAAAELLDLAIRLGGDTPSRRIRSASHHFRAGDHDKAHDVLAPALEVVRPGMLRAIALNLLAGICIYRRSFAEAATVLTEALQHCDDNPPVLAQTLLMLSFAQANQGDYDDALANAREAVKHAEVLGIDVLTSQAIADLEVLKALCGFGFDEGSLNRAIALENPDVDVPIPFRAHSTAAQVLAWAGRLDEAREHMEVLHKRCVDRGADGDMLFVSVWSTLIHVWRGDYSAATRVADDAIEHAEQIGGDHPLVIALTVRGLAAAYTGRIEAARADATAAIEAAERFGAPLLAEWPIMTLGFASVSVGDYEQALRDLEPLLAGFDQISCTEIIKAGFVPDAVEAMVALGRSGEAEPMVAALERNGRRLDRSWMLAMAARCRALMFAAAGDVAAAEEAAAQAMVEHDRLAMPFERARTQLVLGQLQRRKRQKQSATDTLTDAQRTFERLGSPLWADRARAELKRTNVAAGRSAELTPSEQRVAELAASGMTNRDIAASLFISAKTVEANMTQIYRKLGIRSRAELGRRMGPRG, encoded by the coding sequence GTGGGGGTCGTTAGCAGAGCGCACGAGATGCAGTCGATCTCCGAGATCGTCGCGGTGGCCGCGCAGCGGCCGGCGGGTCTGCTGCTCGAGGGTGAGGCGGGCATCGGCAAGACCACGTTGTGGCTGGCCGCGCTGCAGCAGGCCCGCGACAACGGGTTCACCGTGCTGTCCGCGCGGGCGTGGGAAGCGGAGTCCAAACTCGCCTACGGCACCGTCGCCGATCTGCTCGCCGACATCGACCCCGACGCGTTGGCCACGTTGCCGAATGTGCAGCGCGTCGCCGTGAACCGGGTGCTGCTGCGCGACGACGCCGGCGGTCCCGAGACCGATCAGCACGTCGTGGCGGCCGCCATGCTGTCGGTCATCGAGGCGATGGCCACCGACAACCCCGTCGTGCTCGGTGTCGACGACCTGCAGTGGCTCGACGCCTGTAGCCGCGACGTGCTGGCGTTCGTGGCCCGGCGGCTGCGCGGACGCGTCGGCGTCGTCGTCACCGAACGCACCGAACCGGACCGGGGCGGCACCGCGTCCTGGCTGCACCTGGCGCGACCCGATGCGCTCACCCGGGTCCGGGTGAGCCCGTTGAGCCTCGGCGGCCTGCACGAGCTGATCAGCAGCCGGCTCGGCCGGTCGCTCCCGCGGCCGACGATCGTGCGAATCGCCGACGTCTCCGGCGGCAATCCGTTCTACGCGCTGGAGATGGCGCGCGCGATCGACACCGAACCCGAACTCCCGCACACGTTGGCCGAGCTGGTGCAGCGCCGGGTCGCAGATCTCGACGACGACGCCAGCGACGCCCTGCTCGCCGCGGCCGCGGTCGCGGACCCGACGGTCGAGCTGCTGGCCCGCGCCACCGGGAACGACGCCGACCGGATGACCGAGCTGCTCGAGGAAGTCGAGAGCCGCGGCATCATCGAGATCACCGGCAACCGGGTGCATTTCACTCACCAGCTGCTGGCCCGCGGTGTCTACGTGGGTGCGTCGGCGCCGCGCCGCCGACGCATGCACCGCGCGCTGGCCGACGCGGTGGTGCAACCCGAACTCAAGGCCCGTCACCTGGCGCTGGCGTCGTCGCGCTCCGATCCGGAGATCCTGCGCTCGCTCGACGACGCCGCCGAGGGGGCCCGCGCCCGCGGCGCGCCGAGCGCCGCCGCCGAACTGCTGGACCTGGCCATCCGGCTCGGCGGGGACACGCCGTCGCGCCGAATCCGTTCGGCGAGCCACCATTTCCGCGCGGGCGACCACGACAAGGCGCACGATGTGCTGGCCCCGGCGCTCGAGGTGGTGCGGCCCGGGATGCTGCGCGCGATCGCACTGAACCTGCTCGCCGGGATCTGCATCTACCGGCGCAGCTTCGCCGAGGCCGCCACGGTGCTGACCGAGGCGTTGCAGCACTGCGACGACAATCCGCCGGTGCTCGCGCAGACCCTGCTGATGCTGTCGTTCGCCCAGGCGAACCAGGGCGACTACGACGACGCGCTGGCCAACGCGCGGGAGGCCGTCAAGCACGCCGAGGTGCTGGGGATCGACGTGCTCACCAGCCAGGCGATCGCCGACCTGGAAGTGCTGAAGGCGTTGTGCGGCTTCGGTTTCGACGAAGGCAGCCTCAACCGTGCGATCGCGCTGGAGAACCCCGACGTCGACGTGCCGATCCCGTTCCGCGCGCACTCGACCGCGGCGCAGGTGCTCGCGTGGGCGGGCCGCCTCGACGAGGCGCGCGAACACATGGAGGTGCTGCACAAGCGCTGCGTCGACCGCGGTGCCGACGGGGACATGCTGTTCGTCTCGGTGTGGAGCACGCTGATCCACGTGTGGCGTGGCGACTACTCCGCGGCGACGCGGGTCGCCGACGACGCGATCGAACACGCCGAGCAGATCGGGGGCGACCACCCGCTGGTGATCGCGTTGACTGTGCGCGGTCTGGCGGCGGCCTACACGGGACGCATCGAGGCGGCGCGCGCCGACGCGACCGCGGCGATCGAGGCCGCGGAACGGTTCGGCGCCCCGCTGCTGGCCGAATGGCCCATCATGACACTGGGTTTCGCGAGCGTCTCGGTCGGTGACTACGAGCAGGCACTGCGCGATCTGGAGCCGTTGCTGGCGGGGTTCGACCAGATCAGCTGCACCGAGATCATCAAGGCCGGGTTCGTGCCCGACGCGGTCGAGGCGATGGTCGCGCTGGGCCGCTCCGGCGAGGCCGAACCGATGGTCGCCGCATTGGAGCGCAACGGCCGCCGGCTCGACCGGTCCTGGATGCTGGCGATGGCCGCGCGGTGCCGGGCGCTGATGTTCGCCGCCGCGGGCGACGTCGCCGCCGCCGAGGAGGCCGCCGCGCAGGCGATGGTCGAACACGACCGGCTCGCGATGCCGTTCGAGCGGGCCCGCACCCAACTCGTGCTCGGCCAACTGCAGCGCCGGAAGCGACAGAAGCAGAGCGCCACCGACACACTGACCGATGCGCAGCGGACCTTCGAGCGACTCGGCAGCCCGCTGTGGGCGGACCGCGCGCGTGCCGAACTGAAGCGCACCAACGTCGCAGCCGGGCGGTCGGCCGAACTCACGCCCTCCGAACAGCGCGTCGCCGAGTTGGCCGCCTCGGGGATGACCAACCGGGACATCGCCGCCTCGCTGTTCATCAGTGCAAAGACGGTCGAGGCCAACATGACTCAGATCTACCGCAAGCTGGGAATCCGGTCGCGCGCCGAACTGGGCAGGCGGATGGGCCCGCGGGGCTAG
- a CDS encoding alpha/beta hydrolase, with the protein MPSPEFHPDLRRSARLVPKQIITPVTLPVIRMVTRRMWRKVPRDVEGLTLPSGVGIRLFRPEGVTGPSPALLWIHGGGYVIGHAGQDDELCRRYARRLGATVASVDYRLAPEHSYPTPLDDCYAALRWLAALPSVDPARVAIGGASAGGGLAAALALLARDRGEVPLAAQLLVYPMLDDRTVDRAELDKPGLRLWNKTSNKFGWSAYLGDADPEIAVPARRQDLAGLPPAWVGVGTFDLFHDEDLAYAERLKAAGVPCDVEVVEGAFHGFDGVAPKASVSRQFFESQCTMLQRALTPTAT; encoded by the coding sequence GTGCCTTCTCCTGAATTTCATCCCGATCTGCGCCGCAGCGCCCGCCTCGTCCCCAAACAGATCATCACGCCGGTGACCCTGCCCGTGATCCGCATGGTCACCCGCCGGATGTGGCGCAAGGTGCCGCGCGACGTCGAGGGCCTGACGCTGCCGTCCGGCGTCGGGATTCGGCTGTTCCGCCCCGAAGGGGTGACCGGCCCGAGTCCGGCGCTGCTGTGGATCCACGGCGGCGGGTACGTGATCGGCCACGCCGGTCAGGACGACGAACTGTGCCGCCGCTACGCGCGTCGTCTCGGGGCCACCGTCGCGTCGGTGGACTACCGACTGGCGCCCGAACACTCCTATCCGACGCCGCTGGACGACTGCTACGCGGCGCTGCGGTGGCTGGCTGCGCTGCCGTCGGTGGACCCGGCGCGGGTCGCGATCGGCGGCGCGAGCGCCGGCGGCGGGCTGGCCGCGGCATTGGCACTGCTGGCGCGCGACCGCGGCGAGGTCCCACTGGCCGCGCAGCTTCTCGTCTATCCGATGCTCGACGACCGCACGGTCGACCGCGCCGAACTCGACAAACCCGGTCTGCGACTGTGGAACAAGACCAGCAACAAGTTCGGCTGGTCGGCCTACCTCGGCGACGCCGACCCCGAGATCGCGGTGCCCGCCCGGCGCCAGGACCTGGCCGGGCTGCCGCCCGCGTGGGTCGGCGTCGGCACGTTCGACCTCTTCCACGACGAGGACCTCGCCTACGCCGAACGGCTGAAGGCCGCCGGTGTGCCGTGTGACGTCGAGGTAGTCGAGGGGGCGTTCCACGGGTTCGACGGCGTGGCGCCGAAAGCGTCGGTGTCCCGGCAGTTCTTCGAAAGCCAGTGCACGATGCTGCAGCGGGCGCTGACGCCGACCGCCACCTAG
- a CDS encoding amidohydrolase family protein — protein MLIQRATLLDGAGVDIRVEDQIIAVATQLDPLPGEDVLDAAGRTVLPGLHDHHVHLRSAAAALRSVHVGPDQVHGRADLKRILAEAPTDDDGWVRAVGYHEAAAGALDRHVLDEVSPSAPVRVQHRSGVLWTLNTAGLERVGLADHPDGRLRSADDDWSNTLSRNDSGLSEISARLCAFGVTGVTDATPDLDAAGTTGLREAHDLRQRVHVLAPGKRILHDTDLDLDALTAWIAARHAQGVPVALHCVTAAQLVVTLSALQNTGRHPGDRIEHAAVVPDDSVAALADSRVTVVTQPNFVAERGDQYFDDVPAAEHHELWRVASLVRAGVPVALSTDSPFGDGDPWRAMRAAVHRTSANGHLLGADERVAPLAALEMFFGSADHPAQARRVRSGEPGDLVVLAGPPAEVLDVLDSSMVDTTIVAGRMVYQRE, from the coding sequence GTGCTGATCCAGCGGGCGACGCTGCTCGACGGCGCCGGTGTCGACATCCGCGTCGAGGACCAGATCATTGCCGTCGCAACGCAGTTGGACCCGCTGCCCGGCGAGGACGTGCTGGATGCCGCGGGCCGGACCGTGCTGCCCGGCCTGCACGACCACCACGTCCACCTGCGCTCGGCGGCCGCAGCGCTGCGGTCGGTCCACGTCGGCCCGGACCAGGTTCACGGCCGGGCCGACCTCAAGCGGATACTCGCCGAGGCGCCGACCGACGACGACGGCTGGGTCCGCGCGGTCGGCTACCACGAGGCGGCCGCCGGCGCGCTCGACCGCCACGTGCTCGACGAGGTGTCCCCGTCGGCGCCGGTGCGGGTGCAGCACCGCAGCGGTGTGCTGTGGACGCTCAACACCGCGGGCCTCGAGCGCGTCGGGCTGGCCGACCACCCCGACGGTCGCCTCCGCAGCGCCGACGACGACTGGTCGAACACCCTGTCGCGCAACGACTCCGGGCTGTCCGAGATCAGCGCGCGACTGTGCGCATTCGGTGTCACCGGCGTCACCGACGCCACACCCGACCTGGACGCCGCAGGAACCACCGGCCTGCGCGAGGCACACGATCTGCGCCAGCGCGTGCACGTCCTGGCACCCGGGAAGCGGATCCTGCACGACACCGACCTCGACCTCGACGCGCTGACGGCATGGATCGCGGCCCGCCACGCCCAAGGTGTGCCGGTCGCCCTGCACTGCGTGACCGCCGCCCAACTCGTCGTCACGCTGTCCGCCCTGCAGAACACCGGGCGGCACCCGGGGGACCGGATCGAGCACGCCGCCGTCGTGCCCGACGACAGCGTCGCCGCGCTCGCGGACAGCCGCGTGACGGTGGTGACCCAGCCCAACTTCGTCGCCGAGCGCGGCGACCAGTATTTCGACGACGTGCCCGCCGCCGAACACCACGAGCTGTGGCGGGTGGCCTCGCTGGTCCGGGCGGGCGTGCCGGTCGCGTTGTCGACGGACAGCCCGTTCGGCGACGGTGACCCGTGGCGGGCGATGCGGGCGGCCGTGCACCGCACCAGCGCAAACGGTCATCTGCTCGGCGCCGACGAACGCGTCGCACCCCTCGCAGCACTCGAGATGTTTTTCGGCAGCGCCGACCATCCGGCTCAGGCCCGTCGCGTCCGGTCCGGTGAACCGGGCGACCTCGTCGTGCTCGCGGGCCCGCCCGCCGAGGTCCTCGACGTCCTGGACTCGAGCATGGTCGACACCACGATCGTGGCCGGCCGCATGGTCTACCAGCGCGAGTGA
- a CDS encoding CoA transferase, with amino-acid sequence MTSLAVPAAVLDRARRVAGSYETFTGVPVDAAELIGGRAALLDIAPRGRVSAGGASRLMRCRDGWCALTLSRPDDVAAVPALVGADAVDDPWDAVHRWVAGSDAADVTEQARLLGLPVAALAETPAEAPRVYPFGAATTTRGPSGLLVADLSAMWAGPLCGQLLARAGATVVKVESAARPDGARSGPAPFFAWMNAKKLSYRVDFDEPDGLRALLDVADVVIESSRPAALARRSLSPTDVSPRDGRVWLRITGHGTDDERGNWVAFGDDAAVSGGLVGADEHGPVFRGDAIADPLTGLEAALAVAQSLRSGGGELIEMSMAAVAATYAALPQDGEIDCATTPRITGDAPALGADNPDVDELIRRRFAAC; translated from the coding sequence GTGACGTCGTTGGCCGTCCCCGCCGCCGTGCTCGACCGGGCGCGGCGGGTGGCCGGTTCGTACGAGACCTTCACCGGCGTGCCCGTCGACGCCGCCGAGCTGATCGGCGGTCGGGCCGCGCTGCTGGACATCGCGCCGCGGGGCCGGGTGTCTGCCGGTGGGGCGAGCCGCCTGATGCGATGCCGGGACGGCTGGTGCGCGCTCACGTTGTCCAGGCCCGACGACGTCGCGGCGGTACCGGCACTGGTCGGTGCCGACGCCGTCGACGATCCGTGGGACGCCGTGCACCGGTGGGTCGCAGGCAGCGACGCCGCCGACGTCACCGAACAGGCCCGGTTGCTCGGACTGCCGGTGGCCGCGCTGGCCGAGACGCCTGCCGAGGCGCCGCGGGTCTACCCCTTCGGCGCCGCCACCACGACACGCGGTCCGTCGGGTCTGCTGGTCGCCGACCTGTCGGCGATGTGGGCCGGACCGCTGTGCGGGCAGCTGCTGGCGCGGGCCGGCGCCACCGTCGTCAAGGTCGAAAGCGCCGCCCGGCCCGACGGCGCCCGCAGCGGCCCGGCACCGTTCTTCGCGTGGATGAACGCCAAAAAGCTCTCCTACCGAGTCGATTTCGACGAGCCCGACGGCCTGCGCGCACTACTCGACGTCGCCGATGTGGTGATCGAGTCGTCGCGCCCCGCCGCGCTGGCACGACGCAGCCTGTCGCCCACGGACGTGTCGCCGCGCGACGGCCGGGTCTGGCTGCGGATCACCGGCCACGGCACCGACGACGAGCGCGGCAACTGGGTCGCATTCGGTGACGACGCGGCGGTGTCCGGCGGACTGGTCGGCGCCGACGAGCACGGCCCGGTGTTCCGCGGTGACGCGATCGCCGACCCGTTGACCGGCCTGGAAGCTGCGCTGGCGGTCGCGCAGTCGCTGCGCAGCGGCGGCGGCGAGCTGATCGAGATGTCCATGGCCGCCGTGGCCGCCACCTACGCCGCGCTCCCGCAGGACGGCGAGATCGACTGCGCGACAACGCCTCGGATCACCGGTGATGCGCCCGCACTGGGCGCCGACAATCCCGACGTCGACGAACTGATCCGCCGACGGTTCGCCGCGTGCTGA
- a CDS encoding MaoC family dehydratase produces MPEWAPVSGPYFDDLEVGQVFDTAPSMTLTDGAAAVHQSILGDRLRLALDAELAMAVTGAPGPLAHPALVCDVAIGQTTLVTQRVKANLFYRGLTFHRFPVIGDTMFTRTEVVGLKQNSTKPGRAPTGLAALRMTTVDQVGRMVLDFYRCAMLPLSEGAGETGHADDLSVIGTEDLPAPVPTADWDAEAYRTRVAGDHFDAGLAGTVLHSTGDVVSSAPELARLSLNIAATHHDRRVSGQRLVYGGHTIGLALAQASRLLPNLVTVLGWQSCDHTGPVHEGDTLHSELHVERAVPLPDGRGGVLTLRSVVYAVGEPDREVLDWRFTALQF; encoded by the coding sequence ATGCCAGAGTGGGCACCCGTGAGCGGCCCCTATTTCGACGACCTCGAGGTCGGGCAGGTCTTCGACACCGCACCCTCGATGACGCTGACCGACGGTGCCGCCGCCGTGCACCAGTCGATTCTTGGCGACCGGCTGCGCCTGGCCCTGGACGCCGAACTCGCGATGGCGGTCACCGGCGCGCCCGGGCCGCTCGCCCATCCGGCGCTGGTGTGCGACGTGGCGATCGGCCAGACCACGCTGGTGACCCAGCGGGTCAAGGCCAACCTGTTCTACCGCGGCCTGACGTTTCACCGGTTCCCCGTCATCGGCGACACCATGTTCACCCGCACCGAAGTCGTTGGCCTGAAACAGAATTCGACCAAGCCCGGCCGGGCGCCGACCGGCCTGGCTGCGCTGCGGATGACCACGGTCGACCAGGTCGGGCGCATGGTGCTCGACTTCTACCGCTGCGCGATGCTGCCGTTGAGCGAGGGCGCGGGCGAGACCGGCCACGCCGACGACCTGTCGGTCATCGGCACCGAGGACCTGCCCGCCCCCGTCCCGACCGCGGACTGGGACGCCGAGGCCTACCGCACGCGCGTCGCGGGTGACCATTTCGATGCGGGCCTGGCGGGCACGGTGCTGCACAGCACCGGCGACGTCGTCAGCAGCGCGCCCGAGTTGGCCCGGCTGTCGTTGAACATCGCTGCGACACACCATGATCGACGGGTCAGCGGGCAGCGCCTGGTGTACGGCGGGCACACCATCGGGCTGGCGCTGGCCCAGGCCAGCCGGCTGCTGCCGAACCTGGTGACGGTGCTGGGCTGGCAGTCCTGCGACCACACCGGGCCGGTCCACGAGGGCGACACGCTGCACAGCGAGTTGCACGTCGAGCGGGCGGTCCCGCTGCCGGACGGTCGCGGCGGCGTGCTGACGCTGCGGTCGGTGGTGTACGCGGTCGGGGAGCCCGACCGCGAAGTGCTCGACTGGCGATTCACCGCACTGCAGTTCTGA
- a CDS encoding acyl-CoA dehydrogenase family protein yields the protein MSTLSEEEILLVATVRAFIDREVKPRVRDVEHANEYPEAWIEQMKQIGIYGLAIPEEYGGSPVSMPCYVEVTQELSRGWMSLAGAMGGHTVVAKLLTLFGTEDQKRRYLPDMATGEVRATMALTEPGGGSDLQNMSTVALPSEGDGLTINGSKTWISNARRSGLIALLCKTDPAATPRHKGISVVLVEQGTTGLSVSRDLPKLGYKGVESCELVFEDCRVPASAILGGEPGKGFGQMMKGLETGRIQVASRALGVATAALEDALRYAQERESFGQPIWKHQSVGNYLADMATKLTAARQLTRYAAERYDSGERCDMEAGMAKLFASEVAMEIALNAVRIHGGYGYSTEYDVERYFRDAPLMIVGEGTNEIQRNVIASQLMARGGI from the coding sequence ATGAGCACACTCAGCGAAGAAGAGATCCTGCTGGTCGCGACCGTGCGCGCCTTCATCGACCGCGAGGTCAAGCCCCGGGTGCGCGACGTCGAGCACGCCAACGAGTACCCCGAGGCGTGGATCGAGCAGATGAAGCAGATCGGCATCTACGGGCTGGCGATCCCCGAGGAGTACGGCGGTTCGCCGGTGTCGATGCCGTGCTACGTCGAGGTCACCCAGGAGTTGTCGCGCGGGTGGATGAGCCTGGCCGGCGCGATGGGCGGGCACACCGTCGTCGCCAAACTGCTCACGCTGTTCGGCACCGAGGACCAGAAGCGCCGGTACCTGCCGGACATGGCGACCGGCGAGGTGCGCGCGACGATGGCGCTCACCGAGCCGGGTGGGGGTTCGGACCTGCAGAACATGTCGACGGTCGCGCTGCCGTCCGAGGGCGACGGGCTGACCATCAACGGGTCGAAGACGTGGATCTCCAACGCGCGTCGGTCCGGGCTGATCGCGCTGCTGTGCAAGACCGACCCGGCGGCGACCCCGCGGCACAAAGGCATCTCGGTGGTACTCGTCGAGCAGGGCACGACCGGGCTGTCGGTGTCGCGGGACCTGCCCAAGCTCGGTTACAAGGGCGTCGAGTCCTGCGAGCTGGTCTTCGAGGACTGCCGGGTGCCCGCGTCGGCGATCCTCGGCGGCGAACCGGGCAAGGGCTTCGGGCAGATGATGAAAGGCCTTGAGACCGGGCGCATCCAGGTGGCGTCGCGGGCGTTGGGCGTCGCGACCGCCGCGCTGGAGGACGCGCTGCGGTATGCCCAGGAGCGGGAGAGCTTCGGGCAGCCGATCTGGAAGCACCAGTCCGTCGGCAACTACCTGGCCGACATGGCGACCAAGCTGACCGCGGCGCGACAGCTGACCCGCTACGCCGCCGAGCGGTACGACAGCGGCGAACGCTGCGACATGGAGGCCGGGATGGCGAAGCTGTTCGCCTCCGAGGTCGCGATGGAGATCGCGCTCAACGCCGTCCGGATCCACGGCGGTTACGGCTATTCCACCGAGTACGACGTCGAGCGGTACTTCCGCGACGCGCCGCTGATGATCGTCGGCGAGGGCACCAACGAGATTCAGCGCAATGTGATCGCCTCGCAACTGATGGCGCGGGGCGGCATCTGA
- a CDS encoding GntR family transcriptional regulator: MKPAPAYQTLRDQLRDEIAEGRYRDGTRLPTESELVAAHGLSRQTVRRAFQDLVAEGVVYRVPGRGTYASDAGGRYLRQLGSIEDLMSLSDDTSMEVLSGLRRRVDVDVASRLRLDDDVVFTVAFRRLHAGVPFVATTVHLPPAVAASVAGSAELATGAVGTQTVIGLLEPHLGVPIVQAAQSITVAAADAAVADAVRCEAGHPMLRVDRLYSDADGRPVELSVSHFLPEQYTYRVTLRRSG; encoded by the coding sequence ATGAAGCCCGCGCCCGCGTACCAGACGCTGCGGGACCAGCTCCGCGACGAGATCGCCGAGGGCCGCTACCGCGACGGGACGCGGCTGCCGACGGAATCTGAACTCGTTGCGGCGCACGGCTTGTCGCGGCAGACGGTGCGCCGGGCGTTTCAGGACCTGGTGGCCGAGGGCGTGGTGTACCGGGTGCCGGGGCGCGGCACGTACGCCAGCGACGCCGGCGGGCGGTACCTGCGTCAACTCGGGTCGATCGAGGACTTGATGAGCCTGTCCGACGACACGTCGATGGAGGTGCTCAGCGGGCTGCGCAGGCGTGTCGATGTCGATGTCGCGAGTCGATTGCGTCTCGACGACGACGTGGTGTTCACGGTGGCGTTCCGGCGCCTGCACGCCGGGGTGCCGTTCGTGGCGACGACGGTGCATCTGCCGCCGGCGGTGGCCGCTTCGGTAGCGGGTTCGGCGGAGTTGGCGACCGGTGCAGTCGGCACGCAGACCGTGATCGGCCTGCTCGAACCGCATCTCGGCGTTCCGATAGTGCAAGCGGCGCAATCGATCACGGTGGCCGCGGCCGACGCGGCGGTGGCGGATGCGGTGCGCTGCGAGGCGGGGCATCCGATGCTTCGGGTGGACCGGTTGTACTCGGACGCCGACGGCCGACCGGTCGAGTTGTCGGTGAGCCATTTCCTGCCCGAGCAGTACACGTACCGGGTCACGCTGCGCCGCTCGGGCTAG
- a CDS encoding enoyl-CoA hydratase/isomerase family protein codes for MELPGGVVVAIETPSDDATFTLTEHDTDDRRAVTVASVSAAIDELRERCDRWPQAAGICDDVLRAFDPDAPAFTGVITESLAYSTLQSGQEFARWLSERGPAQAPASPDPVVAERVDDTLFVKFNRPQRHNAFSTDARAALLEALEVARVDPSVTAVVLSGNGPSFCSGGDLAEFGSFTDPATAHFARTRYSPALVLAELTARLGNRCRAQVHGQVLGSGLEMAAFCGRVESTADAVFGLPELSLGLIPGAGGTVSITRRIGRWRTAYLVLSGRTIDPPTALRWGLIDAIA; via the coding sequence ATCGAGTTGCCCGGCGGGGTCGTCGTCGCGATCGAAACACCCTCCGACGACGCCACCTTCACGCTGACCGAGCACGACACCGACGACCGTCGAGCGGTCACTGTCGCGTCGGTCTCCGCGGCGATCGACGAGCTGCGTGAGCGCTGCGACCGCTGGCCGCAGGCCGCGGGAATCTGTGACGACGTGCTGCGCGCCTTCGACCCCGATGCGCCGGCGTTCACCGGGGTGATCACCGAGTCGCTGGCGTACTCGACACTGCAGTCCGGCCAGGAGTTCGCCCGCTGGCTCTCCGAACGCGGCCCCGCGCAGGCGCCCGCATCGCCGGATCCCGTTGTGGCCGAACGCGTCGACGACACCCTGTTCGTCAAGTTCAACCGGCCGCAGCGGCACAATGCGTTCTCCACCGATGCGCGCGCCGCGCTGCTCGAGGCGCTTGAGGTGGCGCGGGTCGACCCGTCGGTCACCGCGGTCGTGCTGTCAGGCAACGGACCGTCGTTCTGCAGCGGCGGTGACCTCGCGGAATTCGGCAGTTTCACCGACCCGGCCACCGCTCACTTCGCCAGGACGCGGTACAGCCCGGCGCTGGTGTTGGCGGAACTGACTGCGCGACTGGGCAATCGATGCCGTGCGCAGGTGCACGGTCAGGTGTTGGGCAGCGGTCTGGAGATGGCGGCGTTCTGCGGTCGGGTCGAGTCCACCGCCGACGCGGTGTTCGGGCTGCCCGAACTGAGCCTCGGGCTGATCCCGGGGGCGGGCGGGACCGTCAGCATCACCCGGCGGATCGGCCGCTGGCGCACCGCTTATCTCGTGCTGTCGGGCCGGACGATCGACCCGCCGACCGCGCTGCGCTGGGGATTGATCGACGCCATCGCGTGA